From a single Planctellipticum variicoloris genomic region:
- a CDS encoding type II toxin-antitoxin system Phd/YefM family antitoxin, with protein MTRIPLTRIGAADAERDFGKLLDRVATGEEITITRRGEPVARLVPARGASPTKSPTHAIQELRGLASRNSLGGLRVQDFMAERRE; from the coding sequence ATGACCAGAATTCCCCTGACCAGGATCGGCGCTGCTGACGCGGAACGTGACTTCGGCAAACTTCTCGACCGCGTCGCAACGGGCGAGGAGATCACGATCACGCGCCGTGGAGAGCCCGTGGCTCGGCTTGTTCCTGCGAGAGGTGCGTCGCCAACGAAATCTCCCACACACGCCATTCAGGAGTTGCGGGGATTGGCGAGTCGTAACTCGCTGGGAGGGCTGCGCGTGCAGGATTTCATGGCCGAGAGGCGAGAATGA
- a CDS encoding S8 family peptidase: MEVASRAAALPAGTTPAGVVLEFESDPGFELRLQSLESRGNDIELLSVTIDANNVTRAAVFVPDGKMGVLFGKLRDYADTTKHTKKGRPCNQKLAESISHIGIAVLRTLWTDSKTFPAARDAACWWEIWLRILPVSEDVVPDFCSRARLVGVMISERVLKFPDRRVVLAHGSVDQLLAIENLFDLIAELRSASIPNNEFLALPPRVQAEFVDEALARIEPPPLDAPAVCHLDTGVNRTHPLLSLALAEEHHLAADPSWSPADRHPDQHGTGMAGLALYGCLSELFNDTKPIRLMHRLESVKLLSVDRNNHPDLYGEITSQAVSRIEINAWQRHRRVFALTITADEQREGIPTSWSAAIDQICAGGEKGDQPRRLILAAAGNTLKEGRRDYPDHNILQGIEDPAQAWNAITVGAYTEKTTIQSLDYRDWHPLADRGQLSPASRTSQIWDQKRWPVKPDIVMEGGNSAIDPSGTTVADIDDLLLLTTRQSAEGALLATTGETSAATALAARYAAIIWAHYPSLWPESVRGLLIHSARWTPVMLQEFPDGFREVRLRAYGYGVPDLETALRSAGNSATQIIEDCLQPFDKGGREFRTKDMRLHRLPWPSAVLEQLGDTQVRMRITLSYFIEPSPGQRGWNDTYRYRSHGLRFDVKRPLDTDDEFLQKVTKSAWSEGQDRVNRGKDDRNWTLKENLQKKGSIHSDVWTGTAAELASAGVIAVFPVTGWWKERPHLNRWDRTARYSLIVTLETDRTDVDLYTPIKNQIDLQIETTINTD; this comes from the coding sequence TTGGAAGTCGCGAGTCGCGCTGCTGCACTGCCAGCCGGAACGACACCTGCCGGAGTCGTTCTGGAATTTGAAAGCGATCCGGGGTTTGAGCTGCGGCTGCAGAGTCTGGAAAGCCGCGGGAACGACATCGAACTTCTGAGCGTGACGATCGACGCAAACAACGTTACACGAGCCGCGGTCTTCGTCCCTGACGGCAAGATGGGAGTTCTGTTCGGCAAATTGCGGGACTACGCTGACACCACAAAGCACACGAAGAAGGGCCGCCCCTGTAATCAAAAGCTTGCGGAAAGCATCAGTCACATCGGTATCGCAGTTCTTCGTACGCTTTGGACCGATTCAAAGACGTTTCCTGCCGCTCGCGATGCTGCGTGCTGGTGGGAAATCTGGCTACGCATACTACCGGTCTCCGAGGATGTAGTCCCTGACTTTTGCTCACGTGCGAGACTTGTGGGCGTCATGATCTCTGAACGAGTGCTAAAGTTTCCCGACAGGCGGGTCGTGCTTGCTCACGGTTCGGTCGATCAACTGCTCGCTATCGAGAATCTCTTCGACCTGATTGCCGAGTTGCGATCGGCGAGTATTCCAAACAATGAATTCCTCGCACTGCCTCCAAGAGTCCAGGCTGAGTTTGTCGACGAGGCTCTTGCTCGCATTGAACCGCCGCCGCTCGATGCTCCTGCAGTTTGCCACCTGGATACAGGAGTCAATCGTACCCATCCGTTGTTGTCGCTTGCTCTCGCCGAAGAGCACCATCTTGCGGCTGACCCAAGTTGGTCACCGGCGGACCGTCATCCCGACCAGCATGGCACCGGGATGGCTGGCTTGGCGCTCTACGGATGCCTGTCTGAGCTGTTTAACGACACAAAGCCCATACGGCTGATGCATCGGCTGGAATCGGTGAAGCTCCTGTCGGTCGATCGCAACAACCATCCCGACCTCTACGGAGAGATCACATCGCAGGCCGTATCACGAATTGAAATCAACGCATGGCAACGCCATCGCCGAGTCTTTGCGCTAACGATCACTGCCGATGAGCAAAGGGAGGGAATTCCCACGTCTTGGTCGGCCGCAATTGACCAGATATGCGCCGGCGGAGAGAAGGGGGACCAACCACGACGACTGATTCTCGCTGCCGCTGGTAACACGTTGAAGGAAGGACGACGCGACTACCCGGATCACAACATACTGCAGGGAATTGAAGATCCTGCTCAGGCTTGGAACGCTATCACCGTCGGTGCATACACGGAGAAGACGACAATCCAGTCACTCGACTACAGGGATTGGCATCCACTGGCAGACCGTGGCCAGCTCAGCCCGGCAAGTCGGACGTCGCAAATCTGGGACCAGAAGCGTTGGCCGGTCAAACCAGATATCGTTATGGAAGGAGGCAACAGTGCGATTGACCCGTCGGGAACGACGGTTGCGGACATAGACGACCTGTTGCTGCTCACCACGCGACAGAGTGCCGAAGGCGCACTTCTGGCGACCACTGGCGAGACCAGTGCCGCAACCGCATTAGCGGCTCGGTATGCTGCGATCATTTGGGCTCATTATCCAAGCCTGTGGCCCGAATCCGTCCGTGGATTGCTGATCCACTCTGCCCGCTGGACGCCTGTGATGCTGCAGGAGTTTCCAGACGGTTTCAGGGAAGTGAGACTGAGGGCCTACGGCTACGGCGTGCCGGACCTGGAAACCGCTTTGAGGAGTGCCGGAAACTCGGCAACACAGATTATTGAAGACTGCCTGCAACCGTTCGACAAAGGCGGCCGCGAATTCCGGACCAAGGACATGCGACTCCATCGTTTGCCTTGGCCGAGCGCTGTCCTCGAACAACTTGGGGATACTCAAGTCCGAATGCGAATCACTCTGTCCTATTTCATTGAACCGAGCCCTGGGCAACGTGGATGGAACGATACGTACCGATATCGTTCCCACGGTCTCAGGTTCGACGTGAAGCGTCCGCTCGATACCGACGATGAATTCCTGCAAAAAGTTACGAAATCAGCTTGGAGCGAGGGCCAAGACCGAGTTAACCGAGGGAAAGATGATCGCAATTGGACGCTGAAGGAGAATCTTCAGAAGAAAGGCTCAATCCATTCCGATGTATGGACAGGCACAGCGGCCGAACTGGCGTCTGCTGGGGTCATTGCGGTCTTCCCGGTGACCGGTTGGTGGAAAGAGCGTCCCCACCTCAATCGCTGGGATCGAACCGCTCGCTATTCGCTGATTGTCACGCTCGAAACTGACCGAACTGACGTCGATCTCTACACGCCGATCAAGAACCAGATCGACCTGCAAATTGAGACAACCATCAACACCGACTGA
- a CDS encoding PQQ-binding-like beta-propeller repeat protein: MAMIAKLQRAAVAVVLVAGLSLEVVGQSASTGRALRSAPPRAAADNQAVLREQLAASNAIDAFPLLERILRDTDDLSGPLQTEAERSIAALPLELHERLEQQMAPRAQDDLTAALTGGEEPQLALALRQYGWTRAGAAGWLAAGLRARDTARWQTAEAAGRRVLAHRAATPTQRASALLLTVESLLQSGKIASATRIWDDSKASLGNVPVRQAGRARPLADLITEQFRPAGELVSESTSTSEETLPVLVARWQRDLRPSAPVSEGLSLLAKPFRAHGAISFPVQQPVVAGNAVLLRTIDQLIACDLTTGEKLWRAALPEFSRLQDHPALLENSMYRTAILDSFWRREQVDSVFASLTTDGERVFVVEESSDQARQMLPQRPSPPERDDEPPPPISNHLAAYDVSTGDLAWRIGGESVSPSYPLGGVYFLGPPTAVDEALFGVGQRSGELGVYAIDRRRGELLWWVTLGQVERPLSGDLLRRGTACPVVWEQGLLICPTTAGVVAAVDATTRQLRWLTRYPDRQREIVLPQPGAIRPRSRPESWWDAWRTASVWPVGDRILNTSPESNEWLLINVADGSVVQRGLRNGAIAVVGIVGQTLVLAESSAIRGVDLTSGEVRWRAVTGDLAGQGVIHGDVLVQPLAEGTLATIQIEDGRVDWLRGGDPLPMGRLTRTSRGWLLAGPGGLCALASRSEAAGVIESLPTSAGGPAREVRLARLELQRGRPHATWERLIGSMNDTRREALLTTGLAWLERDASIWKTVQSRLLELALSADERFTVRLSLLDAAVRAGEPEAALTFALDALEERPEGTCRIDSSPMRVVRRDRLLQGRIDQLLRAAEPSARSVLDQRLEERLGEVLAKKDPFGVQGWLDWLGPLPWARERTLEHQEAAFLGRSLLETELRLLDLSGGSRSRLHVDGRVRLAELLRDAGFPRDGHAILADLSNRQPGARSANGASVAGLWRGLQDRPEWTGSFQPATDVWPVRKPWSEAHQRRNENVYQFGAEVRAEPGSLIDRLDVSIDRQGRWVQFAGDGQSGPWRADLPSSSSPFRYVYFRHATWGWGRLAIVRVGSELFAVTPFNARGEPQAQVLWTIDTAATIQPMSDQVDVVPLRDRTGVRSEELTMFDPFGREIAAVGPVRPRYLCYREQSVLRAIETSTGAVLWERFDLPDGTITFGDDDAVAVWQPTSGRLELLSAIDGRTLEVRNWAVSPDDLLQIEDLRAWVIERGPQTVIRLVDVATNKTLWRQVWFGDATPFLLDRQTIGLLDPRGVLAVFSAETGGLLGEPLTVDCPAAIDRIAVAADADRWYVTWTPRLENLWLLLKGQPRSSFRMPFVDGTLLAIDRSRVQIDWRRTLHQEPFPIDQFRNAPVLWQIWKLPASGSGGNQLGDGLVRLIDKRTGEIAYEARSANMQPYLNLQADPETQLLDLQLSNETVRLHYRGEPPPPEEAEKEP; the protein is encoded by the coding sequence ATGGCGATGATCGCGAAGCTTCAGCGAGCAGCGGTCGCCGTCGTGCTGGTGGCCGGTCTTTCGCTGGAAGTCGTAGGCCAGTCGGCGAGCACCGGTCGGGCGCTGCGGAGTGCGCCGCCCCGCGCGGCAGCGGACAATCAGGCGGTCCTTCGCGAACAACTGGCGGCCAGCAACGCGATCGACGCGTTTCCGCTGCTGGAGCGGATCCTCCGCGACACCGACGACCTGTCCGGTCCGCTGCAGACCGAGGCCGAGCGGTCGATTGCCGCCCTCCCCCTCGAACTGCACGAGCGTCTGGAGCAGCAGATGGCTCCCCGCGCACAGGATGACCTGACCGCGGCGCTGACGGGAGGCGAAGAACCGCAGTTGGCTCTGGCCCTGCGGCAATACGGCTGGACGCGGGCCGGGGCCGCCGGCTGGCTGGCGGCCGGCCTGAGAGCCCGCGACACGGCCCGGTGGCAGACGGCGGAGGCCGCAGGTCGGCGGGTGCTGGCACATCGTGCGGCCACGCCCACTCAACGCGCGTCGGCGCTGCTGTTGACGGTGGAATCTCTGCTGCAGAGCGGAAAAATCGCTTCGGCCACCAGAATCTGGGACGATTCGAAAGCGTCGCTGGGGAACGTGCCCGTCAGGCAGGCAGGTCGGGCGAGACCGCTGGCGGACCTTATCACCGAACAATTTCGGCCGGCCGGCGAACTCGTTTCCGAATCCACCTCCACCAGCGAAGAAACGTTGCCGGTCCTCGTGGCGCGCTGGCAGCGGGATCTGCGGCCGTCGGCTCCGGTCAGCGAGGGGCTGTCGCTGCTGGCGAAGCCGTTCCGCGCGCACGGGGCGATTTCGTTTCCGGTTCAGCAACCGGTCGTTGCGGGAAATGCCGTCCTGCTGCGGACGATCGACCAGCTCATCGCCTGCGACCTGACGACCGGGGAAAAGCTGTGGCGGGCGGCGCTCCCCGAGTTCTCCCGCCTGCAGGACCACCCGGCACTGCTCGAAAACTCAATGTATCGCACGGCGATTCTGGATTCCTTCTGGCGACGCGAGCAGGTCGACTCCGTCTTCGCGTCGCTGACGACGGATGGCGAGCGGGTGTTCGTCGTTGAGGAGTCCTCGGACCAAGCGCGTCAAATGTTGCCGCAGCGGCCGAGTCCCCCCGAGCGCGACGATGAACCGCCGCCACCGATCTCGAATCACCTGGCGGCCTACGACGTGTCGACGGGGGATCTCGCGTGGCGGATCGGCGGGGAATCGGTCAGTCCTTCCTATCCGCTGGGGGGTGTCTATTTTCTGGGACCGCCGACCGCGGTCGATGAAGCGCTGTTTGGCGTCGGCCAGCGCTCGGGCGAGCTGGGGGTGTATGCTATCGATCGCCGGCGCGGCGAACTGTTATGGTGGGTCACGCTGGGGCAGGTCGAACGCCCCCTCTCGGGGGATCTGCTCCGCCGGGGAACCGCGTGTCCCGTCGTGTGGGAGCAGGGGCTGCTGATCTGCCCGACGACGGCGGGAGTCGTCGCCGCAGTGGATGCGACCACGCGCCAGCTTCGCTGGCTGACGCGCTATCCGGATCGTCAGCGGGAGATCGTCCTGCCGCAGCCCGGCGCCATCCGCCCGCGATCTCGTCCGGAGTCGTGGTGGGACGCCTGGCGCACGGCGAGCGTGTGGCCGGTTGGTGATCGCATTCTAAATACGTCGCCGGAAAGCAACGAGTGGTTGCTGATCAACGTCGCCGACGGCTCGGTCGTGCAGAGAGGACTGCGCAATGGGGCGATTGCGGTTGTCGGAATCGTCGGGCAGACGCTGGTCCTGGCGGAGTCCTCGGCGATTCGCGGAGTCGACCTGACGAGTGGTGAAGTGCGCTGGCGGGCGGTCACGGGCGATCTCGCGGGGCAGGGAGTCATCCACGGCGACGTGCTGGTGCAGCCGCTCGCCGAGGGGACTCTGGCGACGATTCAGATCGAAGACGGCCGAGTCGACTGGTTGCGGGGGGGCGATCCGCTGCCGATGGGGCGGTTGACGCGAACGAGCCGGGGCTGGCTGCTGGCCGGTCCGGGCGGATTGTGTGCGCTGGCCAGTCGATCCGAGGCCGCTGGCGTAATTGAGTCCCTGCCGACATCGGCCGGCGGCCCGGCCCGTGAAGTGCGGCTGGCCCGGTTGGAGCTCCAGCGGGGTCGCCCGCATGCGACTTGGGAGCGGTTGATCGGGTCGATGAATGACACCCGGCGGGAGGCGCTGCTGACGACGGGACTGGCGTGGCTCGAACGCGATGCGTCGATCTGGAAGACGGTGCAGTCCCGCCTGCTGGAGCTGGCACTGTCGGCGGACGAACGATTCACCGTCCGGCTGTCGCTGCTGGATGCCGCAGTCCGAGCGGGTGAGCCCGAAGCCGCGTTGACCTTTGCCCTGGATGCACTGGAAGAACGGCCGGAGGGAACATGCCGGATCGATTCCTCACCGATGCGCGTGGTCCGTCGCGACCGCCTGTTGCAGGGGCGGATTGATCAGTTGCTGCGAGCCGCCGAACCCTCTGCGCGGTCAGTTCTTGATCAAAGGCTGGAGGAGCGGCTGGGAGAAGTCCTGGCCAAGAAAGATCCGTTCGGTGTGCAGGGCTGGCTGGACTGGCTTGGTCCACTCCCCTGGGCGCGGGAACGAACGCTCGAACATCAGGAGGCGGCGTTCCTGGGGCGATCGCTGCTGGAGACCGAATTGCGTCTGCTGGATCTGTCGGGCGGCTCGCGTTCGCGGTTGCACGTCGACGGTCGGGTGAGACTGGCGGAGCTTCTGCGGGACGCGGGGTTTCCGCGCGATGGGCACGCCATCCTGGCCGACCTGTCGAACCGGCAGCCCGGCGCGCGCTCCGCGAACGGGGCCAGCGTCGCCGGATTGTGGCGCGGACTGCAGGACCGGCCGGAGTGGACGGGTTCTTTCCAGCCGGCCACGGATGTCTGGCCGGTGCGGAAGCCGTGGTCGGAAGCCCACCAGCGGCGGAACGAAAACGTCTATCAGTTCGGGGCGGAGGTGCGGGCTGAACCGGGGAGCCTGATCGATCGGCTGGATGTGTCGATCGACCGGCAGGGGCGGTGGGTGCAGTTTGCCGGAGATGGACAGTCCGGGCCCTGGCGGGCCGATCTGCCGTCATCCTCTTCGCCGTTTCGGTATGTCTATTTCCGCCATGCCACCTGGGGCTGGGGACGGCTGGCGATTGTTCGCGTCGGGTCGGAGTTGTTTGCAGTCACGCCGTTCAACGCCCGCGGTGAGCCGCAGGCGCAGGTGCTGTGGACGATCGACACTGCGGCGACAATTCAGCCGATGTCGGACCAGGTCGACGTCGTGCCGCTGCGGGATCGTACGGGAGTGCGATCGGAAGAATTGACGATGTTCGATCCGTTCGGACGCGAGATTGCCGCCGTGGGGCCGGTCCGGCCGCGGTATTTGTGCTATCGCGAACAGTCCGTCCTGCGGGCGATCGAGACGTCGACAGGGGCGGTCCTCTGGGAGCGTTTCGATCTTCCGGACGGCACGATCACGTTTGGCGACGACGATGCGGTCGCCGTCTGGCAACCAACCTCGGGCCGGCTGGAGCTGCTGAGCGCGATCGACGGGCGAACTCTGGAAGTCCGGAACTGGGCGGTGTCGCCCGACGACCTCCTGCAGATCGAAGACCTGCGGGCGTGGGTCATCGAGCGCGGCCCGCAGACGGTCATCCGGCTGGTGGACGTCGCCACGAACAAAACGCTGTGGCGACAGGTCTGGTTCGGCGACGCGACGCCATTTCTGCTGGACCGTCAGACCATCGGCCTGCTCGATCCCCGCGGCGTGCTGGCGGTCTTTTCGGCCGAGACCGGGGGGCTGCTCGGCGAGCCGCTGACGGTCGACTGCCCGGCGGCCATCGATCGGATCGCCGTGGCTGCAGACGCCGACCGGTGGTACGTGACGTGGACGCCCCGGCTGGAGAATCTGTGGCTGCTGTTGAAGGGGCAGCCCCGGAGCAGTTTCCGGATGCCGTTCGTCGACGGCACGCTGCTGGCGATCGACCGCTCGCGCGTGCAGATCGACTGGCGTCGAACGCTGCATCAGGAGCCGTTCCCCATCGATCAGTTCCGCAACGCGCCGGTGCTGTGGCAGATCTGGAAACTGCCGGCTTCGGGTTCGGGAGGCAATCAGCTCGGAGACGGGCTGGTCCGCCTGATCGACAAGCGAACTGGCGAAATCGCGTACGAAGCGCGGTCGGCGAACATGCAGCCGTATTTGAATCTGCAGGCCGATCCGGAGACGCAACTGCTCGACCTGCAGTTGTCGAATGAAACGGTCCGGCTGCACTACCGCGGCGAGCCCCCTCCGCCGGAAGAGGCCGAAAAGGAACCTTGA
- the ispH gene encoding 4-hydroxy-3-methylbut-2-enyl diphosphate reductase, with translation MRILLANPRGFCAGVNMAIECLDETIRMFGSNVYVYHEIVHNKYVVDRFTQQGVTFVDRISETPEGSILLYSAHGVSPQVREEARSRGLHTIDATCPLVTKVHLEAIKYAKSGYHIVLIGHDGHDEVIGTMGEAPASITLVESPEDVEQLSFPDDAKLAYLTQTTLSVEEAGLVIGALKRKYPHIESPPKEDICYATTNRQHAVTQLAAEADLVIVLGSQNSSNSRRLMEIGASSSKPSHLIDGAAELQDEWFEGIETVLITAGASAPEIVVQDVIDVLTKRYGGVVDEVVTREEHVSFPLPKELRRLQTERARV, from the coding sequence ATGCGGATTCTGCTGGCCAATCCCCGCGGCTTTTGTGCGGGCGTCAATATGGCGATCGAGTGCCTGGATGAAACCATCCGGATGTTCGGCTCGAACGTCTACGTCTATCACGAGATCGTGCACAACAAGTACGTCGTCGACCGCTTCACGCAGCAGGGGGTGACGTTCGTCGACCGCATTTCCGAGACGCCGGAAGGTTCGATCCTGCTGTACAGTGCTCACGGCGTCTCGCCGCAGGTTCGCGAGGAAGCCCGCAGCCGGGGACTGCACACGATCGACGCGACCTGTCCGCTGGTGACGAAGGTCCATCTGGAGGCGATCAAGTACGCCAAGAGCGGTTATCACATTGTGCTGATCGGCCACGACGGCCACGACGAAGTGATCGGCACGATGGGGGAGGCCCCGGCGAGCATTACGCTGGTGGAGTCTCCCGAGGATGTCGAGCAACTGAGTTTTCCGGACGACGCGAAGCTGGCGTACCTGACGCAGACGACGCTGAGCGTCGAGGAGGCGGGACTGGTGATCGGCGCCCTCAAGCGGAAGTATCCGCACATCGAGTCGCCGCCTAAGGAAGACATCTGCTACGCCACGACGAATCGTCAGCACGCGGTGACGCAGCTCGCGGCAGAGGCGGACCTGGTGATTGTGCTGGGGAGCCAGAACAGTTCGAACAGCCGCCGGCTGATGGAAATCGGCGCTTCGTCATCCAAGCCGTCGCACCTGATCGACGGCGCTGCGGAACTGCAGGACGAATGGTTCGAAGGAATTGAGACGGTGCTGATCACTGCCGGAGCCAGCGCGCCGGAGATCGTGGTGCAGGATGTCATCGACGTGCTGACAAAGCGTTATGGCGGCGTGGTGGACGAAGTTGTGACGCGCGAGGAGCATGTCTCGTTCCCGCTGCCAAAAGAGCTGCGACGGCTGCAGACCGAACGGGCCAGGGTGTAG
- a CDS encoding YifB family Mg chelatase-like AAA ATPase, translated as MLAKLATYSLLGIEAAPVEVEVDISPAAMPKTILVGLAEAAVRESTHRIERALVNSGYVRPIDRIVINLSPADLPKEAASFDLPIALGILIASGQLSSDRLQQYGVVGELALDGNLRPARGALSHAISARDHGRKGLVVPVMNAREAAVVEGIDVIPVGSLTEAVGFFSGQLEIPPQPFSWDDAVREFGRYAIDYADVKGQEMAKRAVTVAAAGSHHLLMIGSPGTGKTLLAQRLGSILPDLAPEESLQTTRIWSACGRLDPAQPLMLQRPFRSPHHTISEAGLVGGGSIPSPGEISLAHHGVLFLDELPEFNRRTLEVLRQPLEDGTVTISRALGSLTFPANVMLVAAMNPCPCGYRGDPRRQCHCTPMQIERYMARISGPLLDRLDIHIEVPPVPFRELSDTAVGTTSVQMREQVIGAQARQHDRFGPRSSRLNGKMNPSQIRKFCKLDADAEGLLKVAMEEMGLSARAHDKILRISRTIADLDNNDRITATHLTEAINYRALDRTYWQ; from the coding sequence ATGCTCGCGAAACTCGCCACCTATTCACTCCTCGGCATCGAGGCCGCCCCGGTCGAAGTCGAGGTCGACATCTCCCCCGCGGCGATGCCGAAGACCATTCTCGTCGGCCTCGCCGAGGCGGCGGTCCGCGAAAGCACCCACCGCATCGAACGGGCACTGGTCAACAGCGGTTACGTACGACCGATCGACCGGATCGTGATCAACCTCTCGCCCGCCGATCTTCCCAAGGAAGCCGCATCGTTCGATCTCCCCATCGCGCTGGGGATCCTGATCGCCAGCGGCCAGCTCAGTTCGGATCGCCTGCAGCAATACGGCGTGGTCGGTGAACTGGCCCTCGACGGCAACTTGCGTCCCGCCCGTGGTGCGCTGTCGCATGCGATCTCGGCCCGCGATCATGGTCGCAAGGGCCTGGTCGTTCCGGTGATGAACGCCCGCGAAGCCGCCGTTGTCGAAGGGATCGACGTCATCCCCGTCGGCAGCCTGACGGAGGCGGTCGGCTTCTTCAGCGGGCAGCTTGAGATTCCGCCGCAACCCTTCTCGTGGGACGACGCCGTCCGCGAGTTCGGCCGCTACGCGATCGACTACGCCGACGTCAAAGGCCAGGAAATGGCCAAGCGCGCGGTCACCGTCGCCGCGGCCGGCTCACATCACCTCCTGATGATCGGCAGCCCGGGGACCGGCAAGACGCTTCTCGCCCAGCGTCTGGGCTCGATCCTCCCCGACCTCGCCCCGGAAGAAAGCCTGCAGACGACTCGCATCTGGAGCGCCTGCGGCCGGCTCGACCCCGCTCAGCCGCTGATGCTCCAACGCCCCTTCCGCTCGCCGCATCACACGATCAGCGAAGCCGGTCTGGTGGGGGGAGGCAGCATTCCGTCGCCGGGCGAAATCAGCCTGGCCCATCACGGCGTGTTGTTTCTCGACGAACTGCCCGAGTTCAACCGGCGGACGCTGGAAGTCCTCCGCCAGCCCCTCGAAGACGGCACCGTGACGATTTCTCGCGCCCTGGGGAGCCTGACCTTCCCGGCGAACGTGATGCTCGTGGCGGCGATGAATCCCTGTCCCTGCGGCTATCGCGGCGATCCCCGTCGGCAGTGCCATTGCACGCCGATGCAGATCGAGCGTTACATGGCCCGCATCAGTGGCCCGCTGCTGGACCGGCTGGACATCCACATCGAAGTCCCCCCGGTCCCATTTCGCGAGCTCTCCGACACCGCCGTCGGCACGACCAGCGTGCAGATGCGGGAGCAGGTCATCGGCGCGCAGGCCCGCCAGCACGACCGCTTCGGTCCCCGATCGTCGCGCCTCAACGGCAAGATGAACCCGTCGCAGATCCGCAAATTCTGCAAGCTCGACGCCGACGCGGAGGGGCTGCTGAAAGTGGCGATGGAAGAGATGGGGCTCTCCGCCCGCGCCCACGACAAGATCCTGCGGATCAGCCGGACGATCGCGGACCTGGACAACAACGATCGAATCACGGCGACGCATCTGACCGAGGCGATCAATTACCGGGCGCTGGATCGGACGTATTGGCAGTAG
- a CDS encoding TIGR02117 family protein: MSVLLFAGLVVAGLIPVNNEFRPTPGGVEVLFISNDVHADVLVPIQTDVVDWREIFPPGAVSGDVSRATHVAIGWGDKGFYIGTPTWSDLRLSTVGNALFLPSSTCLHVMYADAELYRAGGRSVRISREQYARLVEYIRSSIRPGPEGRAMAIPGAAYGFDDAFFEARGSYHVFNTCNCWIGRGMQAAGIRTGLFTPLPRTVLWWLP; encoded by the coding sequence TTGTCGGTCCTGTTGTTTGCCGGCCTCGTGGTGGCGGGGCTGATCCCGGTCAACAACGAGTTTCGGCCGACGCCCGGCGGAGTCGAAGTCCTCTTCATCTCGAACGACGTGCATGCGGACGTATTGGTTCCAATTCAGACGGACGTGGTCGACTGGCGCGAGATTTTCCCTCCCGGTGCTGTGTCGGGCGATGTCAGCCGGGCTACGCATGTGGCGATCGGCTGGGGGGACAAAGGGTTCTACATCGGGACGCCGACGTGGTCCGATCTGCGGCTGTCGACGGTGGGCAATGCGCTGTTTCTGCCGTCGTCGACGTGCCTGCACGTGATGTATGCGGACGCCGAGCTGTACCGGGCGGGCGGGCGTTCGGTGCGGATTTCGCGGGAGCAGTATGCGCGGCTGGTGGAGTACATCCGGTCGAGCATCCGCCCCGGTCCGGAAGGTCGCGCGATGGCGATCCCTGGGGCGGCGTACGGGTTTGACGACGCGTTCTTTGAGGCTCGCGGGAGCTATCACGTTTTCAATACGTGTAACTGCTGGATCGGGCGGGGGATGCAGGCGGCGGGGATCCGGACGGGATTGTTTACGCCTCTGCCGCGGACGGTGCTGTGGTGGCTGCCGTGA